The following DNA comes from Cedecea neteri.
AAGCTGCCAATGCCCAACCGCTGCTGATGCAAATTCGCCTGCCCGCCAACTACGGACGCCGCTATAATGAGGCGTTTAGCGCTATTTATCCGCAACTTGCCAAAACGTTTGATATCCCTTTGCTCCCGTTCTTTATGGAGGAGGTGTATCTGAAACCGCAATGGATGCAGGATGACGGCATTCACCCTAATCGGGATGCTCAGCCGTTTATCGCCGACTGGATGGCGACGCGGCTGACTCCGTTACTCTCTAAATAACCGGCGCTGCCGCGTCAGACATGACGAGATAGTTAAACACGACTGATCAATAATCGGGGCGCCCTTCGGGTAAAGTTATGCAAAAATCCGTTTTAATTACAGGTTGCTCAAGCGGGATTGGCTTAGCCAGCGCGCAGGAGTTACAGAAGCTTGGCTATAACATTCTCGCCGCCTGCCGCAAACCGGCCGATGTAGAGCGCATGAATCAGCTTGGCTTTACCGGCATTGAACTCGATCTTGACGATGCGGAAAGCGTCCAACGCGCCGCCGCCGAAGTGATTGCCATCACCGGCAACCGCCTGTACGGGCTGTTTAATAACGGAGGTTACGGCGTGTATGGCCCGTTGAACGCCATTTCCCGCGAACAGCTTGAACAGCAATTCTCCACCAACTTCTTCGGCACGCACCAGCTCACCATGCTGCTGCTGCCGGCCATGCAGCCTCATCAGGAAGGCCGCATCGTGATGACAAGTTCGGTGATGGGGCTGATTTCCACGCCGGGGCGCGGGGCTTATGCCGCCAGTAAATACGCGCTGGAAGCCTGGTCCGACGCGCTGCGCATGGAGCTTCGCCACAGCGGGATTAAAGTCAGCCTGATTGAGCCGGGGCCAATCCGCACCCGTTTTACCGATAACGTCAATCAAACCCAAAGCGACAAGCCGGTAGAGAATCCAGGGATTGCCGCACGGTTTACCCTCGGCCCGGAGGCGGTGGTAGCGAAAGTACGCCATGCTTTTGAAAGCCCAAGGCCGAAGCTACGCTACCCGGTGACCGTGGTGACTCACGTGATTACCGTGCTGCGCCGCCTGCTGCCAGCGTGCGCAATGGACAAAATTTTACGGAGCTGAGTTGAAGTCCCGGCCTCAGCCCCCATGTAAAAAAACAAATGCTTAACAGAGAATCGCCCATGTCCGCAGAAAACATTATCAACATTACCGAAGCGAACCTGCACCAGACGCTGGAACAGTCCATGGCTAAGCCGGTGCTGTTTTATTTCTGGTCTGCCCGCAGCCAACATTGCGAGCAGCTCACACCGGTGCTGGACAAGCTCGCGGCCCAATACAACGGCCAGTTTATTCTCGCTAAAGTTGACTGCGACGCCGAGCAAATGGTGGCTTCGCAGTTTGGCCTGCGCTCCATTCCTACCGTCTATCTGTTCCAGAATGGTCAGCCGGTGGACGGTTTCCAGGGGCCGCAGCCGGAAGAAGCGATTCGCGCCCTGCTCGACAAAGTGCTGCCGCGTGAAGAAGAGCTGAAAGCCCAGCAGGCCGTAGAACTGATGCAGGAAGGCAAGCACGCCGAAGCCCTGCCGCTGCTGAAAGATGCGTGGCAGCTGTCCGGCCAGAACAGCGAAATTGGCCTGCTGCTGGCGGAAGTGCAGATTGCCCTGAACCGCAGCGAAGACGCCGAAGCGGTGTTGAAAACCGTGCCTCTGCAGGACCAGGACACCCGCTATCAGGCGCTGGTTTCCCAGATTGAACTACTGAAACAAGCCGCCGACACGCCGGAAATTCAACAGTTGCAGCAGCAGGTGCAAAACGAGCCGGACAATGCCCAGCTTGCCAGCCAGCTCGCGCTGCAGCTGCATCAGGTTGGCCGGAACGAAGAAGCACTGGAGCTGCTTTATACCCACCTGAAAAAAGACCTGGGTGCCGCCGACGGCCAGGCACGCAAAATGATGATGGAGATTCTGGCCGCACTGGGCACCGGCGACGCGCTGGCGTCTAAATACCGCCGTCAGATTTATGCGTTGATGTATTAATCAGTGAGAACGAAAAAGGCCGGATATTCCGGCCTTTTGTTTATCGGTACACGCGGATCCCGCCGTCCACTCCATTGGGGCTCAGCAGCACCTGCCAAAGCTGAATATTCCTCGCGCGAAATGCGCCCGCGCAGGCGTTCAAATAATAACTAAACATCCGCTTAAACCGCTCGTCATAATTACGCGAGATATTAGGCCAGCAGCGGAGGAAATTATCGTCCCAGGCCATCAGCGTTCTGTCGTAATCCGCCCCGATATTGTGCCAGTCTTCCATAATGAAATGTTTTTCACTGGCGCTGGCAATGTGGCGCACCGAGGGCAAACAGCCGTTAGGGAAGATGTATTTGTTGATCCACGGATCGACGTTTAAATCCGTTTCATTCGAACCAATGGTATGCAGCAAAAACAGGCCATCAGGTTTTAAATTGCGGGCAGCAACTTCAAAATAGGTATTGTAGTTTTTTGGCCCGACGTGCTCGAACATACCCACGGAAACAATGCGATCAAATTTGCTGTTGAGGTCGCGATAATCCTGCAGCAGGATCTCCACGTCCAGGCCCCGGCAGCGATCCTGAGCCATTTTTTGCTGTTCGGCCGAAATAGTCACGCCGACAACGGAAACCCCATATTCCTGCGCCGCATACTGCGCCAGTCCGCCCCAGCCGCAGCCGATATCCAGCAGCTTCATGCCCGCTTTGAGCTGCAGTTTTTCGCAGATCATATGCAGCTTGTTACGCTGAGCTTCTTCCAGATTGCCCGCGTCTTTCCAGTAGCCGCAGGAATATTGCATATACGGATCGAGCATCGCCGCAAACAGATCGTTACCGATATCGTAATGCTCTTTGCCAACTATCCAGGCGCGTTTGCGAGACTGCAAATTAAAAACTCTGGCCCCGGCAATACGCAGCAGGTCGGAAAAGTGTTTTGGCATTTTGCTGTCCAGGCCGTGGCGCAAAATATGGGTAAATAAAATGTCCAACCGGTCGCAGTCCCACCAGCCGTCCATATAGCTTTCTCCCAGGCCGAGAGAACCTTCCTGTAATATTCGCTTGAAGAAGTCTGGATTGTTCACCCGAATATCTGCCGGGCCGTTGCCGTCAATATCAATCGCCATGGGTGAAATTAATTCTTCCACGATTTTCTGCCAGCGGTTGTTATTCGCCTGATGCTGCTCAGCTATTATTGTTCCCATTGCTTCCTCACCGGGATAAGTGTTCTTGCCGAATACCGCCCGCCCGATAGCGCGAGCTGCCGAAGCATCCGATACTACGCCTGCTGGCACCATGCGTGAAATGAACTTAATCCATGAAAATCATTCCATTAAGGAATAATAAAAAGGAAAGCAGCAATTAATTCTCATCGGGCACGGGGATGTTGCTGAATGTTTCAGGTTAAGCAGTTAGACTGAATGCAAAACAAACAGGAGGTT
Coding sequences within:
- a CDS encoding SDR family oxidoreductase produces the protein MQKSVLITGCSSGIGLASAQELQKLGYNILAACRKPADVERMNQLGFTGIELDLDDAESVQRAAAEVIAITGNRLYGLFNNGGYGVYGPLNAISREQLEQQFSTNFFGTHQLTMLLLPAMQPHQEGRIVMTSSVMGLISTPGRGAYAASKYALEAWSDALRMELRHSGIKVSLIEPGPIRTRFTDNVNQTQSDKPVENPGIAARFTLGPEAVVAKVRHAFESPRPKLRYPVTVVTHVITVLRRLLPACAMDKILRS
- a CDS encoding co-chaperone YbbN; the encoded protein is MSAENIINITEANLHQTLEQSMAKPVLFYFWSARSQHCEQLTPVLDKLAAQYNGQFILAKVDCDAEQMVASQFGLRSIPTVYLFQNGQPVDGFQGPQPEEAIRALLDKVLPREEELKAQQAVELMQEGKHAEALPLLKDAWQLSGQNSEIGLLLAEVQIALNRSEDAEAVLKTVPLQDQDTRYQALVSQIELLKQAADTPEIQQLQQQVQNEPDNAQLASQLALQLHQVGRNEEALELLYTHLKKDLGAADGQARKMMMEILAALGTGDALASKYRRQIYALMY
- the cfa gene encoding cyclopropane fatty acyl phospholipid synthase, which codes for MGTIIAEQHQANNNRWQKIVEELISPMAIDIDGNGPADIRVNNPDFFKRILQEGSLGLGESYMDGWWDCDRLDILFTHILRHGLDSKMPKHFSDLLRIAGARVFNLQSRKRAWIVGKEHYDIGNDLFAAMLDPYMQYSCGYWKDAGNLEEAQRNKLHMICEKLQLKAGMKLLDIGCGWGGLAQYAAQEYGVSVVGVTISAEQQKMAQDRCRGLDVEILLQDYRDLNSKFDRIVSVGMFEHVGPKNYNTYFEVAARNLKPDGLFLLHTIGSNETDLNVDPWINKYIFPNGCLPSVRHIASASEKHFIMEDWHNIGADYDRTLMAWDDNFLRCWPNISRNYDERFKRMFSYYLNACAGAFRARNIQLWQVLLSPNGVDGGIRVYR